A DNA window from Bacteroides cellulosilyticus contains the following coding sequences:
- a CDS encoding SLOG family protein — MTQTKYDKAVSVCFSGHRNIPFLYRKQLKLQLKAAITKAYAGGYRHFYCGCAMGFDMLAAEVALALQSELSGLQVIAVVPYRGQSERWNDAMKARYDTILCNSDDVIILSEHYYHGCLLRRNDYMVFHSSSLIAWYDGNPKGGTFYTYRKATANGLKVLNLYGSSIV; from the coding sequence ATGACCCAGACAAAGTATGATAAGGCAGTGTCCGTTTGCTTCAGTGGACACCGCAATATTCCATTCCTATACAGGAAGCAACTGAAGCTGCAATTAAAGGCAGCGATAACCAAGGCATACGCTGGAGGTTATCGTCATTTTTACTGTGGTTGTGCCATGGGGTTTGATATGCTGGCGGCAGAAGTTGCTCTTGCGTTGCAGTCCGAATTATCAGGTCTGCAAGTTATTGCCGTAGTACCGTATCGCGGACAATCCGAGCGGTGGAACGATGCGATGAAAGCCCGGTATGATACTATTCTCTGTAACTCGGATGATGTTATCATCCTGAGCGAACACTACTACCATGGCTGTTTGCTTCGACGCAACGACTATATGGTTTTTCACAGTTCGTCTCTTATTGCCTGGTATGACGGAAACCCCAAGGGTGGTACGTTTTATACTTATCGTAAGGCTACAGCGAATGGACTAAAAGTTCTAAATCTCTATGGCAGCTCAATCGTATAA
- a CDS encoding dihydrofolate reductase family protein, whose translation MKQISLHVYQSIDGCPAPSDKHFDAAVDASSCVLIDEETYLRIYMNHLGWPITAKETLVVTNGGIDLTENERVKFIQGDAVAELRQMKEDGDGMVVAYGEEIGALLLDNGLADEITVTTVPVLIGGGEKALECGLNDGRAWIVRSNKVLVDGKMRTVYGKV comes from the coding sequence ATGAAACAGATTTCCTTGCACGTGTACCAGTCCATCGACGGTTGTCCGGCTCCTTCGGACAAGCATTTTGATGCGGCTGTGGATGCCTCCAGTTGTGTGCTGATTGACGAAGAAACTTACCTGCGTATTTATATGAACCATTTGGGTTGGCCGATTACGGCGAAAGAGACTTTGGTTGTGACGAACGGCGGCATCGACCTGACGGAGAATGAACGAGTGAAGTTCATCCAAGGAGATGCAGTGGCAGAACTGAGACAGATGAAGGAAGACGGCGACGGTATGGTGGTGGCTTACGGTGAGGAAATCGGGGCTTTACTCTTGGATAACGGGCTGGCGGACGAAATCACAGTGACAACCGTTCCGGTACTAATCGGCGGCGGCGAAAAGGCATTGGAATGCGGATTGAATGACGGTAGAGCTTGGATTGTGCGGTCAAATAAGGTGCTGGTGGACGGAAAAATGAGGACGGTGTACGGGAAGGTCTAA
- a CDS encoding Panacea domain-containing protein, protein MKTAIQIAKIRAVVLYIMQSFTQGVDYIKLFKILYFAQQDHLVKYGKVIVEDSFRALKHGPVPAYTYKALQIAEGKPLDGNFDEFLSDIEVRDKKVYTSAVPDMDYISGANKRCLDAAIAKYKDTDPYDLSDLSHDSAWEEAMTRIQDDPQKNFITIIDIARAGKATKDMVDYIREKQIVKNALS, encoded by the coding sequence ATGAAAACAGCTATACAGATTGCTAAAATAAGAGCAGTGGTACTCTACATCATGCAGAGTTTCACTCAAGGAGTGGACTATATAAAGTTATTTAAAATACTTTATTTTGCCCAACAGGACCATCTTGTCAAATATGGCAAAGTGATTGTCGAAGACTCTTTCAGAGCATTGAAGCATGGCCCGGTGCCAGCCTATACCTACAAGGCACTGCAAATTGCAGAAGGCAAACCCTTGGATGGGAATTTTGACGAGTTCCTTTCAGACATAGAGGTTCGTGACAAGAAGGTATATACTTCTGCCGTACCCGATATGGACTATATATCAGGTGCCAACAAACGTTGTCTTGACGCTGCTATCGCTAAATATAAGGATACAGACCCTTATGACTTGTCCGATTTGTCGCATGACTCGGCATGGGAAGAAGCGATGACACGCATTCAGGATGATCCTCAAAAAAACTTCATTACCATTATAGATATAGCCCGGGCAGGAAAAGCTACCAAGGACATGGTAGATTATATCCGAGAAAAGCAGATTGTCAAGAACGCTTTATCTTAA
- a CDS encoding N-6 DNA methylase → MSYNKLKSLVANVEAIETAMKIQVQGRQATAEEKEILSRYSGFGGIKEVLNIGTDKPIGGDMQEPIQRLQELINAYPHFTEPMRHNVIEGIKASVLTAFYTPKFLVDAVVRQIHATFSENGLKMRSFLEPSAGIGGFLPIAMSGTYDYAIEKDLISGMILSLLHENTLTRTAAFETIGEQGFEHTTFDVIASNIPFGNFRVFDAELWKKGGMYEQATKTIHNYFFVKAMELLNEGGLLAFITSRGIADTPGNKFVREYLVNHADLISAIRLPDMLFMQTSGIEVGSDLLIFQKHTHKTVLSQREQLFLQVGREKADAIGTMTEYANKLFTMPKTTLATGSRIVQNQYGKYVRKYQWQGNENAMSQYLAALLKLDFGRYFRKSLFTGNGQGSEHMQMSLFGNVAMKQVEKGKRAYTDGVEAWMKDGAMVLFEGQVGTIQYRKSSLYQEVAIDFVPVDEGKVNTDRAKDYFPIRKAYFELSIKEREEQKEDNGLRRELNARYDAFVAKWGCFHENDNKEFIMLDSLGVEVFTIEMQLGKDLVKSDIMREPVAFKKIDSNKRLTPIEALASSLNFYGRVDMDYLMQSTDSTEEEIIGDLKGEIFYNPAIGEWEHKGKFLSGNVITKCKEIGSYLSELTDREKDWTETAVRALVDATPEAIPYEELDINMGERWIDTKLYADFATELFKVETSVMYFDVNDTYMVRLQSYSPVAYNTYFVRNYNGEDLFVHALHDTVPEITKKIYRNGDKVRVPDEEAIQEAATKIQEIRDRFNCWLDRQPIEVRDELVRVYNERFNCYVRPHYDGSAQTFPQLSFEQFPYDSLYPSQKDAIWMIKQNGGGICWHEVGTGKTMIMCVAAYEMKRLGLVHKPLIIGLKANVHEIADTFRKAYPTAKVLYPGKEDFTLANRQEVFSKIKNNNWDCIILTHDQFAKIPQSEETMIDIFTEELADVERNLEFLEQSTMRYRSGKMQEGLEKRKQNLGAKLQELRMKINNRKDDAVDFHTMGIDHIFVDECHIFKNLMFQTRHNRVAGIGNTKGSQRAMNLLFAIRDIQLRTGRDLGATFLSGTVVVNALTELYVMFKYLRPQELQRQRISCFDAWAAIFTKKTADYELNVTGSVKRKERFRTYIKVPELAMFLREITDYCTADMINLDVPEKNVRFLSYPPTIEQEEMIGRLISFAGSGQWKDLGLDVPQPDNLDKAKMLVATNVARKMALDMRLLGCKFKDDADNKASICARTIYDYYIRSNDNRGTQFVFSDLGTYKPNEWNIYADIKEKLVQLGIPADEIQFIQCATTERTRKKLFEEMNNGKVRVLFGSTTMLGTGVNAQQRAVAVHHLEIPWRPADMEQRNGRAVRKGNTVKLWGGNVVDIVIYGTEKTLDAYKFNLLRNKQMFINQINNGTIAVRRIDEGGMDEDSGMNFAEFVAILSGNNDLLNKTKLDNKIMQLEKEQAIFKKERIRAERKIAAGQGEIEKAKRTEADFKRDLEYINSYNGTKATLLLNLPQASTEEVGRELHRIAKTYRNGAYGTVGTYAGLNLLVHSEYNMDGTFDRNTFFVEGISGLKYRCGLSGALPLGFVESAQYPHGALSKLPSLIEKQQKAVERIESEIPTLQDIICRQWSKADELSRLKQECKELQHRIDESLKEAEQPQAAKHEAIAEAA, encoded by the coding sequence ATGAGTTACAACAAATTGAAATCATTGGTAGCGAACGTGGAAGCCATAGAAACGGCAATGAAAATCCAAGTTCAAGGCAGGCAGGCCACTGCGGAAGAAAAAGAAATTTTATCCCGATATTCTGGTTTCGGGGGTATCAAAGAAGTGTTGAATATAGGTACGGACAAGCCCATAGGTGGTGATATGCAAGAACCGATACAAAGATTGCAGGAGTTAATCAATGCTTACCCTCATTTCACAGAACCCATGCGACACAATGTCATAGAGGGTATCAAAGCATCTGTACTGACAGCATTTTACACTCCTAAATTCCTTGTTGATGCAGTGGTGCGGCAGATACACGCCACGTTCAGCGAAAACGGCCTCAAAATGCGTTCATTTCTCGAACCGAGTGCAGGTATAGGCGGTTTTCTGCCCATAGCCATGTCCGGCACGTATGACTATGCCATTGAGAAAGATCTCATTTCGGGGATGATACTTTCCCTGCTCCATGAGAACACGCTAACACGGACGGCTGCATTTGAAACCATTGGAGAACAAGGTTTTGAGCATACAACTTTCGATGTCATAGCCTCCAACATCCCGTTTGGCAATTTCCGGGTATTCGATGCGGAGCTGTGGAAGAAAGGCGGTATGTACGAACAGGCCACCAAGACCATACACAACTACTTTTTTGTCAAAGCGATGGAGTTGTTGAATGAGGGTGGATTATTGGCTTTCATCACATCGAGGGGCATAGCCGACACGCCCGGTAACAAGTTCGTGCGTGAATATCTTGTAAATCATGCAGACCTGATAAGTGCAATCCGTCTGCCCGATATGCTTTTCATGCAGACAAGCGGTATAGAGGTAGGCAGTGACCTGCTGATATTCCAAAAGCACACGCACAAGACGGTACTCTCACAACGGGAACAACTGTTTTTACAAGTAGGCAGGGAAAAGGCGGACGCCATAGGCACAATGACCGAATACGCCAACAAATTGTTTACCATGCCGAAAACTACCCTTGCAACAGGTAGCCGCATTGTACAGAACCAATACGGAAAATATGTGCGCAAATACCAATGGCAGGGAAATGAAAATGCCATGTCGCAATATCTCGCCGCACTGCTGAAACTCGACTTTGGCCGATATTTCCGCAAAAGTCTTTTCACTGGGAACGGACAGGGCAGCGAACATATGCAAATGTCCCTTTTCGGGAATGTAGCGATGAAACAAGTAGAAAAAGGTAAACGAGCCTACACGGATGGGGTGGAAGCATGGATGAAAGACGGCGCAATGGTACTGTTTGAGGGCCAGGTGGGTACTATCCAATATCGAAAATCAAGTCTTTATCAAGAGGTAGCCATTGATTTTGTGCCGGTGGACGAGGGTAAGGTCAATACAGATAGGGCGAAAGACTATTTTCCTATACGCAAAGCATACTTTGAACTGTCAATCAAAGAAAGGGAAGAACAAAAAGAGGATAACGGGTTGCGTAGAGAGTTGAACGCCCGATACGATGCCTTTGTTGCCAAATGGGGCTGTTTCCACGAGAACGACAACAAGGAGTTTATCATGCTTGACAGCCTCGGTGTGGAAGTCTTTACAATAGAAATGCAGCTTGGAAAGGATTTAGTCAAGTCCGATATCATGCGTGAACCTGTGGCGTTCAAGAAGATAGACTCGAACAAAAGGCTGACACCGATTGAAGCGTTGGCAAGCAGCTTGAATTTCTACGGCAGGGTTGATATGGACTACCTGATGCAGTCCACGGACAGCACCGAGGAAGAAATCATCGGCGACCTCAAAGGTGAGATATTTTACAATCCTGCTATCGGGGAGTGGGAGCACAAAGGCAAGTTCCTTTCAGGCAATGTCATAACCAAATGCAAGGAGATAGGTTCTTACTTGTCCGAACTCACGGACAGGGAAAAAGATTGGACGGAAACTGCTGTAAGGGCTTTGGTGGATGCGACACCCGAAGCGATACCCTACGAGGAACTCGACATTAACATGGGCGAGCGTTGGATTGACACAAAGTTATACGCCGATTTTGCAACTGAACTTTTCAAGGTAGAGACAAGTGTAATGTATTTCGATGTGAACGACACCTACATGGTACGTCTGCAAAGTTACTCTCCGGTGGCTTACAACACCTATTTCGTCCGCAACTATAACGGTGAGGATTTGTTTGTTCATGCCCTGCATGATACTGTACCCGAAATTACGAAAAAGATATACCGCAATGGTGATAAGGTGCGTGTGCCGGACGAGGAAGCCATACAAGAGGCAGCCACCAAGATACAGGAGATTAGAGACCGTTTCAACTGCTGGCTTGACAGGCAGCCGATAGAGGTTCGGGACGAGCTGGTAAGGGTATATAACGAGCGTTTCAACTGCTATGTTAGGCCGCACTATGACGGTTCGGCACAAACCTTTCCGCAGCTCTCTTTTGAGCAATTTCCATACGATAGCCTCTATCCCTCACAGAAAGATGCTATCTGGATGATTAAGCAGAACGGAGGCGGTATCTGTTGGCATGAGGTAGGCACAGGCAAGACGATGATAATGTGTGTTGCCGCTTACGAAATGAAACGTCTCGGACTGGTACACAAGCCGCTTATTATCGGACTGAAAGCGAATGTGCACGAAATTGCTGATACGTTCCGCAAGGCATACCCTACGGCCAAAGTTCTCTATCCGGGCAAGGAAGATTTTACCCTTGCCAACAGGCAAGAGGTCTTTTCAAAAATCAAGAACAACAACTGGGACTGCATCATACTGACCCACGACCAGTTCGCCAAGATACCGCAGTCAGAAGAGACCATGATAGATATATTCACGGAAGAGCTTGCCGATGTGGAACGTAACCTTGAATTTTTGGAGCAGTCCACCATGCGTTACCGTAGCGGAAAGATGCAGGAGGGGTTAGAAAAGCGCAAACAGAACCTTGGGGCTAAATTACAAGAACTGCGTATGAAAATCAATAATCGGAAAGACGATGCTGTGGACTTCCACACAATGGGAATAGACCATATTTTTGTAGATGAGTGCCATATTTTCAAGAACTTAATGTTTCAGACACGCCATAACCGTGTGGCAGGTATCGGCAACACCAAAGGCTCTCAAAGGGCAATGAACCTCTTGTTCGCCATTCGTGACATCCAACTTCGTACAGGTCGTGACCTTGGGGCTACGTTTCTGTCGGGTACGGTGGTCGTGAACGCCCTTACCGAACTATATGTGATGTTCAAGTATTTGCGTCCGCAGGAGCTTCAACGGCAACGGATTAGCTGTTTCGATGCGTGGGCAGCCATATTCACAAAGAAAACGGCAGATTATGAGTTGAATGTGACAGGCTCGGTGAAGCGCAAAGAGCGTTTCCGTACTTACATCAAAGTACCGGAGCTGGCAATGTTCCTGCGTGAGATTACGGATTACTGTACAGCCGACATGATAAATCTTGACGTGCCTGAGAAGAACGTGCGTTTCCTCTCTTATCCCCCGACAATCGAGCAGGAGGAAATGATAGGACGCTTGATTTCTTTTGCCGGTAGCGGCCAGTGGAAGGACTTGGGACTTGACGTTCCGCAACCCGACAATCTCGATAAGGCAAAAATGCTGGTTGCGACCAATGTAGCCCGAAAAATGGCTCTTGATATGCGCTTGTTGGGTTGCAAGTTCAAGGATGATGCCGATAACAAGGCTTCTATCTGTGCGAGGACAATCTATGACTACTATATACGCTCGAATGACAATCGGGGTACACAGTTCGTGTTCAGCGATCTTGGTACATACAAACCGAACGAATGGAACATATATGCCGACATCAAAGAAAAGTTGGTACAACTCGGTATTCCTGCTGATGAAATACAGTTTATCCAATGCGCCACTACCGAGAGGACAAGAAAAAAGCTGTTTGAAGAAATGAACAACGGCAAGGTGCGAGTTCTTTTTGGAAGTACGACCATGTTAGGCACAGGTGTGAACGCCCAGCAAAGGGCTGTGGCAGTGCATCACCTTGAAATACCTTGGCGACCTGCTGACATGGAGCAACGAAACGGCAGGGCGGTACGCAAAGGCAACACTGTAAAGCTGTGGGGTGGCAATGTGGTAGATATTGTAATTTACGGCACGGAAAAGACCCTTGACGCCTACAAGTTCAATCTGTTGAGAAACAAGCAGATGTTTATCAATCAAATTAACAACGGCACAATCGCCGTGCGCCGTATTGACGAGGGAGGCATGGATGAGGACAGCGGTATGAACTTCGCCGAGTTCGTGGCTATTCTGTCAGGCAACAACGACTTGCTGAACAAGACGAAGCTCGACAACAAGATTATGCAGCTTGAAAAGGAACAGGCTATTTTCAAGAAAGAACGCATCCGTGCCGAGCGTAAAATAGCTGCCGGTCAGGGAGAAATCGAAAAGGCAAAGCGTACTGAGGCCGATTTCAAGAGGGATTTGGAATACATCAACTCGTATAATGGGACAAAGGCAACCCTGCTTTTGAACTTGCCGCAAGCCAGTACCGAGGAAGTTGGCCGGGAGTTGCACCGTATCGCCAAGACCTACCGCAACGGAGCGTATGGTACAGTTGGCACGTATGCAGGGCTAAACTTGTTGGTGCATAGCGAGTATAATATGGACGGTACGTTTGACCGCAATACATTCTTTGTAGAGGGTATAAGTGGATTGAAATACCGATGCGGTCTGAGCGGTGCGCTGCCGCTTGGTTTCGTTGAGTCGGCACAATATCCGCATGGAGCATTAAGCAAATTGCCCTCTCTTATCGAGAAGCAACAAAAGGCGGTAGAGCGGATAGAAAGCGAAATTCCCACATTGCAGGACATCATTTGCCGTCAGTGGAGCAAAGCCGATGAACTGTCAAGGCTCAAACAGGAATGTAAGGAACTCCAGCACAGGATTGATGAAAGCCTGAAAGAGGCCGAACAACCGCAGGCTGCCAAACACGAAGCTATTGCCGAAGCTGCTTGA
- a CDS encoding P-loop NTPase fold protein, whose product MNTLILDFLNSYADNTNPQYAVMLKGKWGCGKTHLIKEWKKKFDGTADTDEEITLKPIYISTYGMDSVNDIKTAIDRELNPFFYSKTGRFIKGVLKLAGKVVFKTSMDFNEDSKEDGSFSATLDSLSLLQVKDDSIKGVKFLIFDDIERCLIEMKELLGFINYFVEHCNCHVVVIGDENHLEELPKAVWDEFKEKTIGREFEIQPDIEEAIEYFLGEVPISDYLKEMRDFIIACFMCTKSDNLRVLRQCLYDFKSHLNKLPPELVEKDNIFLKNILGSFIAVYAEYNNSENKEVICDWSRDCRISLLQDNNEDKQRIQHLREKYHSLNKELIYNVLNPEYVTAIIQYIITGAPLVEFIVTEIRDKQKELKPWEMLSGFFDMEQQKLERICQDTITSILDREIKDAYQLGYSIAYLSYFHAIGIFYFIQAYVSLIKVRIAEMIDSQTSLEELYQLRGLFISGCNYVTTDSKTPITDDIVDYFLQKMKSKINELPDQMQKALRNLTEGTVEQLIIIDRLPYPDKSCTYELRAIFAYEDANALFDAICKLSNKSRNTFTQFLAYHYNFDYDLQDVGDRYKADVPCLLKLKDLVGNEISISKGVDKLAFIRLKDALIEAIRRCEGKSDTLPPM is encoded by the coding sequence ATGAATACTTTGATTCTTGATTTTTTAAACAGCTATGCTGATAATACTAATCCTCAGTATGCCGTGATGCTGAAAGGAAAATGGGGATGTGGCAAAACTCATCTTATAAAAGAATGGAAGAAGAAGTTTGATGGAACCGCAGATACCGACGAGGAAATTACGCTAAAGCCCATTTATATTTCGACCTATGGAATGGATAGCGTGAATGACATCAAGACAGCTATAGATAGGGAATTAAATCCTTTCTTCTATTCGAAAACGGGGCGTTTCATAAAGGGAGTTTTGAAATTAGCCGGTAAGGTAGTCTTCAAGACGAGTATGGATTTTAATGAAGACTCTAAAGAGGATGGTTCATTTTCCGCAACACTGGATTCGTTGTCGTTACTACAAGTGAAAGACGACAGTATAAAAGGTGTAAAGTTTCTGATATTCGATGACATCGAAAGGTGCCTGATAGAGATGAAGGAATTGTTAGGCTTTATCAACTATTTTGTAGAGCATTGTAATTGTCATGTTGTCGTAATTGGAGATGAGAACCACCTTGAAGAACTTCCCAAGGCTGTATGGGATGAGTTTAAGGAAAAGACCATAGGCAGGGAATTTGAAATACAACCTGACATAGAAGAAGCCATCGAATACTTCCTTGGCGAAGTACCGATATCCGATTATTTGAAAGAAATGCGTGATTTCATTATTGCCTGTTTTATGTGTACAAAATCCGATAACTTACGAGTTTTGAGACAATGCTTATATGATTTTAAAAGCCACTTAAACAAACTTCCTCCCGAACTGGTTGAAAAGGATAATATCTTTCTTAAGAATATTCTTGGATCATTTATTGCTGTGTATGCAGAGTATAATAATAGTGAGAACAAAGAGGTAATTTGTGATTGGAGTAGAGATTGTCGGATTTCTCTACTCCAAGATAATAATGAAGATAAGCAAAGAATACAGCATCTAAGGGAAAAATATCACTCTTTGAACAAGGAGCTAATTTATAATGTCTTAAATCCAGAGTATGTTACGGCTATTATACAATATATTATCACAGGTGCTCCACTTGTAGAATTTATTGTTACGGAGATAAGGGATAAGCAAAAAGAATTGAAACCTTGGGAAATGCTATCCGGCTTTTTCGATATGGAGCAGCAAAAACTTGAAAGAATTTGTCAAGATACTATAACATCCATATTGGATAGAGAGATAAAAGATGCTTATCAACTTGGTTATAGTATTGCGTATCTATCATACTTTCACGCTATTGGCATTTTCTATTTTATACAGGCTTATGTCTCTTTAATAAAAGTAAGAATAGCAGAAATGATTGATAGCCAAACCAGTTTAGAGGAACTTTATCAGCTAAGAGGGCTTTTTATTAGTGGATGTAATTATGTAACCACAGATTCCAAGACCCCAATAACGGATGATATTGTGGACTATTTCTTGCAGAAGATGAAATCAAAGATAAATGAGTTGCCGGATCAAATGCAAAAAGCACTGCGTAATTTGACTGAAGGAACAGTAGAACAACTTATAATCATAGACAGATTGCCTTATCCAGATAAAAGTTGTACATACGAACTTCGTGCTATATTTGCATATGAAGATGCCAATGCTCTTTTTGATGCTATCTGCAAACTAAGCAATAAAAGCAGAAATACTTTTACGCAATTTCTTGCTTATCATTATAATTTTGACTATGATTTACAAGATGTGGGAGACAGATATAAGGCAGATGTTCCTTGTTTACTCAAGTTGAAAGATTTGGTCGGTAATGAAATCAGTATATCAAAAGGAGTGGATAAACTTGCCTTCATAAGATTAAAAGATGCCTTGATTGAAGCTATTAGGAGGTGTGAAGGCAAAAGTGATACATTGCCACCAATGTAG
- the tssD gene encoding type VI secretion system tube protein TssD — protein MAELKATVCLQGKDIEVISSHIEFNRKTDNKGRPVTNVIGGRITITVESTRETTILEAMVNSPFKAISGKVIYYNTKDNSIFRVVEFKYAYIVYYKEVYNVDRKRQMYSTITFSADIIMIGDAYLSNQW, from the coding sequence ATGGCAGAATTAAAGGCAACCGTGTGCTTGCAAGGGAAGGATATAGAAGTGATTTCATCACACATTGAATTTAACCGCAAGACAGATAATAAAGGAAGGCCAGTGACAAATGTTATTGGCGGACGTATTACCATTACCGTTGAATCTACCAGAGAAACTACTATTCTTGAAGCAATGGTAAACAGTCCTTTCAAAGCGATAAGCGGCAAGGTGATTTATTACAACACTAAGGATAATTCAATCTTTCGTGTCGTGGAGTTCAAATACGCGTATATCGTATATTACAAAGAGGTTTACAATGTTGACAGAAAACGCCAAATGTATTCCACCATCACATTTTCTGCGGATATTATTATGATAGGAGACGCATATTTAAGCAATCAATGGTAA